In the genome of Ananas comosus cultivar F153 linkage group 11, ASM154086v1, whole genome shotgun sequence, one region contains:
- the LOC109717585 gene encoding dolichyl-diphosphooligosaccharide--protein glycosyltransferase subunit STT3A isoform X1, with protein sequence MAEPAGGGALRNAFGGVLSIFILILIGVLAFSIRLFSVIKYESVIHEFDPYFNYRVTQFLTKNGIYDFWNWFDDRTWYPLGRVIGGTVYPGLTLTAGTMWWILNSLNIPLSVETVCVFTAPIFSANASWATYLLTKEVKGAGAGLTAAALLAMVPSYISRSVAGSYDNEAVAIFALIFTFYLYIKTLNTGSLFYATLNAIAYFYMVCSWGGYTFIINLIPMHVLLCIVTGRYSSRLYIAYAPLVVLGTLLAALVPVVGFNAVVTSEHFASFLVFIILHVVALVYYIKRILSPAMFKVAVTLVVTIGMAVCCAVIAILIALVASSPTKGWSGRSLSLLDPTYASKYIPIIASVSEHQPPTWPSYFMDINVLAFLVPAGIIACFLPLSDASSFVVLYLVTSVYFSGVMVRLMLVLAPAACITSGIALSEAFDVFTRSIKFQLPNLFSNSPSAGDNSSESSVSQDVVKNDNHRQVEKSETVPKVKGDNSRPTEKSEAVMKGKQSKKNRKKEKDLEEEDILKPKKERRLLVLPLEASAVAILLLIVLGGFYVVHCVWAAAEAYSAPSIVLTSHSHDGLHVFDDFREAYAWLRHNTDEDDKVASWWDYGYQTSAMANRTVIVDNNTWNNTHIATVGTAMSSPEKAAWEIFNSLDVKYVLVVFGGLVGYPSDDINKFLWMVRIGGGVFPHIKEPDYLRDGQYRIDAQATPTMLNCLMYKLSYYRFIEADGSGFDKVRRTEIGKKHFKLTHFEEAFTTHHWMVRIYKLKPPKNRIKGKWKKSKSSSKSSSKRNGATRKNPWQ encoded by the exons ATGGCGGAGCCCGCTGGGGGCGGCGCTCTCAGGAACGCCTTCGGGGGCGTTCTGAGCATcttcatcctcatcctcattgGAGTCCTCGCCTTCTCGATCCGACTCTTCTCC GTGATCAAGTACGAGAGTGTGATCCATGAGTTCGATCCCTACTTCAACTACCGAGTCACTCAG TTTCTTACTAAGAATGGAATTTATGACTTTTGGAACTGGTTCGATGATCGAACTTG GTATCCACTTGGTCGAGTGATTGGTGGAACCGTATACCCTGGATTGACACTAACAGCGGGGACCATGTGGTG GATATTGAATTCCCTCAACATTCCGTTGTCAGTTGAGACTGTCTGCGTGTTTACTGCTCCTATTTTTTCGGCAAATGCATCTTGGGCTACCTACCTTCTGACAAAG GAAGTTAAAGGTGCTGGAGCCGGATTGACTGCAGCAGCATTACTAGCAATG GTTCCTTCATATATTTCACGATCTGTTGCTGGCAGCTACGACAATGAAGCTGTAGCAATATTTGCTcttatatttacattttatctatatataaag ACACTGAATACAGGGTCACTTTTTTATGCTACGCTAAATGCTATCGCATATTTCTACATG GTCTGCTCTTGGGGAGGCTACACATTCATCATCAATCTTATCCCAATGCATGTACTCCTATGCATTGTAACTGGCCGCTACTCTTCGCGCTTGTATATTGCTTATGCCCCTCTT GTTGTCTTGGGAACTCTTCTAGCAGCATTGGTACCTGTAGTTGGTTTTAATGCTGTGGTGACGTCAGAGCACTTCGCATCATTTCTG gttttcataatccttcatgTGGTTGCTCTTGTATATTATATCAAAAGGATTCTATCTCCAGCTATGTTCAAAGTGGCTGTGACACTGGTTGTGACCATTGGCAT GGCTGTTTGTTGTGCAGTAATAGCTATACTTATAGCATTGGTGGCTTCTAGCCCGACAAAAGGATGGAGTGGGCGTAGTTTGAGTTTACTTGACCC GACTTATGCAAGCAAGTACATACCTATTATTGCTAGTGTCAGTGAGCATCAGCCACCAACATGGCCTTCATATTTTATGGACATCAATGTGTTGGCTTTCTTGGTTCCTGCTGGCATCATA GCATGCTTTTTACCTTTATCTGATGCCAGCTCATTCGTGGTCCTATATTTAGTAACATCAGTATATTTCTCTGGAGTAATG GTGCGCCTTATGCTTGTATTGGCCCCAGCAGCATGCATCACCTCAGGAATTGCTCTTTCTGAAGCATTTGATGTTTTTACCCGATCAATCAAGTTTCAACTGCCTAATTTATTTAGTAATTCTCCCAGT GCAGGGGATAATAGTTCAGAGAGTTCTGTTTCTCAAGATGTAGTGAAGAATGATAACCATAGACAGGTTGAGAAATCTGAAACTGTTCCGAAAGTAAAAGGTGATAATTCTAGACCAACAGAGAAATCTGAAGCTGTTATGAAAGGAAAGCAATCGAAGAAGAATCGCAAGAAGGAAAAGGATTTGGAGGAAGAGGACATTCTTAAGCCTAAGAAGGAAAGAAGGCTTTTAGTGTTGCCTTTAGAAGCATCTGCAGTCGCCATTCTTCTTCTGATTGTCCTTGGTGGCTTTTATGTG GTCCATTGCGTATGGGCGGCAGCAGAAGCATATTCTGCACCCTCAATTGTTCTAACATCTCATTCACATGATGGCTTGCATGTTTTTGATGACTTCCGTGAAGCATATGCATGGTTGCGACATAATACTGATGAAGATGATAAG GTGGCATCTTGGTGGGATTATGGTTATCAAACGAGTGCCATGGCTAACCGTACTGTTATAGTAGACAATAATACTTGGAATAACACCCATATAGCAACAGTTGGTACAGCCATGTCTTCCCCAGAGAAGGCTGCATGGGAGATCTTTAACTCTTTAGATGTCAAATATGTCCTGGTAGTCTTTGGAG GCCTCGTTGGCTACCCTAGTGATGATATTAATAAATTCTTGTGGATGGTTCGCATTGGAGGTGGTGTGTTTCCTCACATCAAGGAACCTGATTATCTT AGGGATGGCCAGTACCGCATTGATGCTCAGGCTACTCCGACGATGCTGAATTGCCTCATGTACAAGCTCTCTTATTACAG GTTTATTGAGGCAGATGGTTCAGGCTTTGACAAGGTCAGGAGAACAGAAATAGGGAAGAAACATTTTAAGCTAACCCATTTTGAGGAG GCGTTTACCACTCATCACTGGATGGTTCGCATTTACAAACTTAAACCTCCGAAGAATAGGATCAAGGGAAAATGGAAGAAATCTAAATCG AGCTCAAAGTCGAGTTCCAAAAGGAATGGAGCTACGAGGAAGAACCCATGGCAGTAA
- the LOC109717585 gene encoding dolichyl-diphosphooligosaccharide--protein glycosyltransferase subunit STT3A isoform X2, with the protein MAEPAGGGALRNAFGGVLSIFILILIGVLAFSIRLFSVIKYESVIHEFDPYFNYRVTQFLTKNGIYDFWNWFDDRTWYPLGRVIGGTVYPGLTLTAGTMWILNSLNIPLSVETVCVFTAPIFSANASWATYLLTKEVKGAGAGLTAAALLAMVPSYISRSVAGSYDNEAVAIFALIFTFYLYIKTLNTGSLFYATLNAIAYFYMVCSWGGYTFIINLIPMHVLLCIVTGRYSSRLYIAYAPLVVLGTLLAALVPVVGFNAVVTSEHFASFLVFIILHVVALVYYIKRILSPAMFKVAVTLVVTIGMAVCCAVIAILIALVASSPTKGWSGRSLSLLDPTYASKYIPIIASVSEHQPPTWPSYFMDINVLAFLVPAGIIACFLPLSDASSFVVLYLVTSVYFSGVMVRLMLVLAPAACITSGIALSEAFDVFTRSIKFQLPNLFSNSPSAGDNSSESSVSQDVVKNDNHRQVEKSETVPKVKGDNSRPTEKSEAVMKGKQSKKNRKKEKDLEEEDILKPKKERRLLVLPLEASAVAILLLIVLGGFYVVHCVWAAAEAYSAPSIVLTSHSHDGLHVFDDFREAYAWLRHNTDEDDKVASWWDYGYQTSAMANRTVIVDNNTWNNTHIATVGTAMSSPEKAAWEIFNSLDVKYVLVVFGGLVGYPSDDINKFLWMVRIGGGVFPHIKEPDYLRDGQYRIDAQATPTMLNCLMYKLSYYRFIEADGSGFDKVRRTEIGKKHFKLTHFEEAFTTHHWMVRIYKLKPPKNRIKGKWKKSKSSSKSSSKRNGATRKNPWQ; encoded by the exons ATGGCGGAGCCCGCTGGGGGCGGCGCTCTCAGGAACGCCTTCGGGGGCGTTCTGAGCATcttcatcctcatcctcattgGAGTCCTCGCCTTCTCGATCCGACTCTTCTCC GTGATCAAGTACGAGAGTGTGATCCATGAGTTCGATCCCTACTTCAACTACCGAGTCACTCAG TTTCTTACTAAGAATGGAATTTATGACTTTTGGAACTGGTTCGATGATCGAACTTG GTATCCACTTGGTCGAGTGATTGGTGGAACCGTATACCCTGGATTGACACTAACAGCGGGGACCATGTG GATATTGAATTCCCTCAACATTCCGTTGTCAGTTGAGACTGTCTGCGTGTTTACTGCTCCTATTTTTTCGGCAAATGCATCTTGGGCTACCTACCTTCTGACAAAG GAAGTTAAAGGTGCTGGAGCCGGATTGACTGCAGCAGCATTACTAGCAATG GTTCCTTCATATATTTCACGATCTGTTGCTGGCAGCTACGACAATGAAGCTGTAGCAATATTTGCTcttatatttacattttatctatatataaag ACACTGAATACAGGGTCACTTTTTTATGCTACGCTAAATGCTATCGCATATTTCTACATG GTCTGCTCTTGGGGAGGCTACACATTCATCATCAATCTTATCCCAATGCATGTACTCCTATGCATTGTAACTGGCCGCTACTCTTCGCGCTTGTATATTGCTTATGCCCCTCTT GTTGTCTTGGGAACTCTTCTAGCAGCATTGGTACCTGTAGTTGGTTTTAATGCTGTGGTGACGTCAGAGCACTTCGCATCATTTCTG gttttcataatccttcatgTGGTTGCTCTTGTATATTATATCAAAAGGATTCTATCTCCAGCTATGTTCAAAGTGGCTGTGACACTGGTTGTGACCATTGGCAT GGCTGTTTGTTGTGCAGTAATAGCTATACTTATAGCATTGGTGGCTTCTAGCCCGACAAAAGGATGGAGTGGGCGTAGTTTGAGTTTACTTGACCC GACTTATGCAAGCAAGTACATACCTATTATTGCTAGTGTCAGTGAGCATCAGCCACCAACATGGCCTTCATATTTTATGGACATCAATGTGTTGGCTTTCTTGGTTCCTGCTGGCATCATA GCATGCTTTTTACCTTTATCTGATGCCAGCTCATTCGTGGTCCTATATTTAGTAACATCAGTATATTTCTCTGGAGTAATG GTGCGCCTTATGCTTGTATTGGCCCCAGCAGCATGCATCACCTCAGGAATTGCTCTTTCTGAAGCATTTGATGTTTTTACCCGATCAATCAAGTTTCAACTGCCTAATTTATTTAGTAATTCTCCCAGT GCAGGGGATAATAGTTCAGAGAGTTCTGTTTCTCAAGATGTAGTGAAGAATGATAACCATAGACAGGTTGAGAAATCTGAAACTGTTCCGAAAGTAAAAGGTGATAATTCTAGACCAACAGAGAAATCTGAAGCTGTTATGAAAGGAAAGCAATCGAAGAAGAATCGCAAGAAGGAAAAGGATTTGGAGGAAGAGGACATTCTTAAGCCTAAGAAGGAAAGAAGGCTTTTAGTGTTGCCTTTAGAAGCATCTGCAGTCGCCATTCTTCTTCTGATTGTCCTTGGTGGCTTTTATGTG GTCCATTGCGTATGGGCGGCAGCAGAAGCATATTCTGCACCCTCAATTGTTCTAACATCTCATTCACATGATGGCTTGCATGTTTTTGATGACTTCCGTGAAGCATATGCATGGTTGCGACATAATACTGATGAAGATGATAAG GTGGCATCTTGGTGGGATTATGGTTATCAAACGAGTGCCATGGCTAACCGTACTGTTATAGTAGACAATAATACTTGGAATAACACCCATATAGCAACAGTTGGTACAGCCATGTCTTCCCCAGAGAAGGCTGCATGGGAGATCTTTAACTCTTTAGATGTCAAATATGTCCTGGTAGTCTTTGGAG GCCTCGTTGGCTACCCTAGTGATGATATTAATAAATTCTTGTGGATGGTTCGCATTGGAGGTGGTGTGTTTCCTCACATCAAGGAACCTGATTATCTT AGGGATGGCCAGTACCGCATTGATGCTCAGGCTACTCCGACGATGCTGAATTGCCTCATGTACAAGCTCTCTTATTACAG GTTTATTGAGGCAGATGGTTCAGGCTTTGACAAGGTCAGGAGAACAGAAATAGGGAAGAAACATTTTAAGCTAACCCATTTTGAGGAG GCGTTTACCACTCATCACTGGATGGTTCGCATTTACAAACTTAAACCTCCGAAGAATAGGATCAAGGGAAAATGGAAGAAATCTAAATCG AGCTCAAAGTCGAGTTCCAAAAGGAATGGAGCTACGAGGAAGAACCCATGGCAGTAA
- the LOC109717454 gene encoding ultraviolet-B receptor UVR8 isoform X4 yields the protein MMSFAIDTLGSLWMWGNCPQQTDTGEFCLVSSPAPLPVWDFHGHIVVKVACGNEHVVAAVSTGETYTGGDLVCYAWGNNNHGQLGLGHKESRGRPQVIPMFNEESSWAVYEIACGAFHTAILAYNKSYDQDMGSKCFTFGLGDNGQLGHGTAMSSCLPELVNGLPHDLVLISIDCGLFHTTVVSSDGEVWCWGMEKGLGLCPDASFTGNDAGDALYPLRVHSPETNGFKFMGPVQIACGAAHTVLVAGDGYRMWAWGRGRSGVLGRGETTDSYVPCVVMWPPLDEDYKEIEAGMNREVKAREDAGATVESEQKLAASAEEIEFLRRKLTLMERYATVLHISIFRKPLDERTLPQSLKDSGVFDIRKEFENMMEAADNEELARMEMFYRSMLSSVKDKLMKRRVQEMVKECFRSLSTGRPPY from the coding sequence ATGATGTCATTTGCGATAGACACTCTGGGATCACTTTGGATGTGGGGAAATTGCCCTCAGCAGACCGACACAGGAGAGTTCTGCCTTGTCAGCAGTCCAGCCCCACTACCTGTATGGGATTTCCATGGACACATAGTAGTTAAAGTCGCATGCGGGAATGAACATGTAGTAGCGGCAGTTAGCACCGGAGAAACATACACAGGAGGCGACCTTGTATGCTATGCTTGGGGAAACAACAATCATGGCCAGTTAGGGTTAGGTCACAAGGAAAGCCGGGGCCGCCCGCAAGTTATTCCAATGTTCAACGAGGAGTCTTCTTGGGCCGTCTATGAAATAGCTTGTGGCGCTTTCCATACAGCAATTCTTGCATATAACAAGTCTTATGATCAAGATATGGGATCTAAATGCTTTACTTTTGGTCTTGGTGATAATGGGCAGCTTGGTCATGGGACTGCAATGAGCTCTTGCTTGCCTGAATTAGTAAATGGGTTGCCACATGATCTAGTTCTAATTTCCATTGATTGTGGTTTGTTCCATACAACGGTCGTGTCTTCTGATGGGGAAGTGTGGTGTTGGGGGATGGAAAAGGGCCTTGGACTGTGCCCTGATGCGAGCTTCACAGGAAACGATGCAGGGGATGCATTATATCCTTTAAGGGTTCATTCTCCTGAGACAAATGGATTTAAGTTCATGGGCCCTGTCCAAATTGCTTGTGGGGCAGCCCATACGGTTCTTGTAGCCGGTGATGGGTATAGGATGTGGGCTTGGGGTAGAGGGAGAAGTGGTGTGTTGGGGAGAGGCGAGACAACTGACAGTTATGTTCCTTGTGTTGTTATGTGGCCTCCTCTTGATGAGGACTACAAGGAGATAGAAGCAGGCATGAACagagaagtaaaagcaagagaggATGCGGGTGCTACAGTCGAGAGTGAGCAAAAGTTGGCTGCTTCAGCAGAGGAGATAGAATTTTTAAGGAGAAAGTTGACACTTATGGAACGATATGCCACTGTGCTGCATATTTCTATCTTTAGAAAGCCTTTAGATGAACGGACTCTTCCGCAATCTTTAAAAGATTCGGGTGTGTTCGATATCAGAAAGGAGTTTGAGAATATGATGGAGGCAGCGGACAATGAGGAGCTTGCTCGGATGGAGATGTTCTATCGAAGCATGCTTTCTAGCGTGAAGGACAAGCTGATGAAGAGGAGAGTACAAGAGATGGTTAAGGAGTGCTTTCGTTCCCTTTCTACAGGGAGGCCACCCTATTGA